A window of the Brassica napus cultivar Da-Ae chromosome C5, Da-Ae, whole genome shotgun sequence genome harbors these coding sequences:
- the LOC106401108 gene encoding probable ADP-ribosylation factor GTPase-activating protein AGD14 isoform X2, which translates to MGSKREEEKKEKIIRGLMKLPPNRRCINCNSLGPQYVCTTFWTFVCMPCSGIHREFTHRVKSVSMSKFTSQEVEVLQNGGNQRAREIYLKNWDHQRQRLPDNSNAERVREFIKNVYVQKKYAGGCVADKPPNDNQSHASSEDMTRRANSYHSYSQSPPYDYQYEERRYGKIPLGLTGKSASVKGLHSKASSFVYSPGRFSDHTLEDQFANERSAPRASDFSVSTGGDTFRSEIQSPNFQQEGGFRSPQSQHSNAPPSDNLFPAKQHQRTTSLGSVRSVDSNSMSIKSYTSSGLGEGGAENAQNIGSQQQDKTSTPVPSVTESTKAPIDLFQLPGAPTAQSVSTFQPSIGAPSPSPPVNFHQPPQTHSSTPTDLFAGNMGQKPTSGPPDLSVSNNDGWASFENPIPAAKSTIITTSAGVPEMEVKNEGIPQPSTSMQWPPLSSILEQHALSVSSPWQDDHSKVVKNVAHNPPWNAFPDSVEANSLDNANHFHQHGPIISQSNSDQHHLPQAEELSNDGTQTGADSSGFGFPGNTVMAPAYSPYMEESWQPVNDQKSANPFDLPYDSEYESNDMFLDMSSLHGALPDIQTPPNFFNDVSQPWLAADSVSYLPAPAGAQGGLAYMAGQSSTPQLQIEEGLCSIM; encoded by the exons ATGGGAagtaaaagagaagaagaaaagaaggagaagattaTTCGTGGGCTTATGAAGCTTCCTCCCAATCGTCGTTGTATCAACTGCAATAGCCTC GGTCCTCAATATGTTTGCACCACTTTTTGGACCTTCGTTTGCATGCCTTGTAGCGGCATTCA TCGTGAATTCACTCATCGTGTCAAGTCTGTATCAATGTCGAAGTTTACTTCTCAAGAGGTTGAAGTACTTCAAAATGGTGGTAATCAG CGTGCCAGagaaatatatttgaaaaactgGGACCATCAACGGCAGAGACTTCCAGACAACAG TAATGCTGAGAGAGTGCGCGAATTTATTAAAAACGTCTATGTCCAAAAGAAATATGCAGGAGGATGTGTTGCAGACAAGCCTCCTAATGATAATCAG AGCCATGCAAGTTCTGAAGATATGACTCGACGGGCCAACTCGTATCATTCTTACTCCCAAAGCCCTCCTTACGACTATCAGTACGAAGAGCGGCGTTACGGAAAGATACCCTTGGGACTTACCGGCAAGTCTGCTTCGGTAAAAGGTCTTCATTCTAAAGCTTCTAGTTTTGTATACAGCCCTGGACGTTTTAGTGATCATACGCTTGAAGACCAATTCGCAAATGAGAGGTCTGCTCCAAGGGCTTCAGATTTTTCTGTGTCAACTGGAGGAGATACTTTCAGGTCTGAAATACAGTCCCCAAATTTCCAGCAAGAAGGTGGCTTTCGTAGTCCCCAGTCTCAGCATTCAAATGCCCCTCCAAGTGATAACTTGTTTCCAGCCAAGCAACATCAG AGAACGACGTCTCTTGGGAGTGTCAGATCAGTTGACAGTAATTCCATGTCTATCAAGTCATATACTTCGAGTGGTTTAGGGGAAGGCGGAGCTGAAAATGCTCAAAATATAGGAAGCCAGCAGCAAGATAAAACATCTACTCCTGTTCCTTCAGTAACAGAGTCTACAAAGGCTCCTATTGATTTGTTTCAATTACCAGGAGCGCCAACGGCACAATCAGTCAGTACATTTCAACCTTCAATAGGAgctccatctccatctccaccTGTGAATTTTCATCAACCTCCACAGACGCACTCATCCACTCCAACAGATTTGTTTGCTGGAAACATGGGTCAGAAACCCACTTCTGGACCACCTGACTTGTCTGTGTCTAACAACGATGGATGGGCTTCTTTTGAGAACCCAATACCTGCTGCAAAATCTACAATCATTACCACCTCCGCTGGAGTCCCCGAGATGGAAGTGAAAAATGAAGGCATCCCGCAGCCTAGCACAAGCATGCAATGGCCACCTTTATCATCAATCCTGGAACAGCATGCTTTGTCGGTATCAAGTCCGTGGCAGGATGATCACTCAAAGGTTGTAAAGAATGTTGCCCATAACCCG CCCTGGAATGCCTTTCCCGACTCTGTGGAGGCCAATTCTTTGGACAATGCTAACCATTTCCACCAACATGGACCAATTATTTCGCAATCTAACAGTGATCAACACCATTTGCCACAAGCTGAG GAGTTAAGCAATGATGGTACCCAAACAGGTGCTGACTCTTCTGGTTTTGGCTTTCCAGGGAACACTGTCATGGCACCAGCCTACTCCCCTTACATG GAAGAATCTTGGCAGCCTGTAAATGATCAAAAGTCAGCTAACCCCTTTGATCTCCCTTATGATTCCGAGTATGAATCAAATGACATG TTCCTGGACATGAGTTCTTTACATGGGGCGCTGCCAGACATCCAGACCCCACCAAACTTCTTTAATGATGTATCACAACCATGGCTCGCTGCAGATTCTGTCTCGTACCTACCTGCTCCAGCAGGCGCACAAG GTGGCTTAGCATACATGGCAGGGCAATCATCGACGCCCCAACTACA AATCGAAGAAGGGCTTTGTTCGATAATGTGA
- the LOC106401108 gene encoding probable ADP-ribosylation factor GTPase-activating protein AGD14 isoform X1 → MGSKREEEKKEKIIRGLMKLPPNRRCINCNSLGPQYVCTTFWTFVCMPCSGIHREFTHRVKSVSMSKFTSQEVEVLQNGGNQRAREIYLKNWDHQRQRLPDNSNAERVREFIKNVYVQKKYAGGCVADKPPNDNQSHASSEDMTRRANSYHSYSQSPPYDYQYEERRYGKIPLGLTGKSASVKGLHSKASSFVYSPGRFSDHTLEDQFANERSAPRASDFSVSTGGDTFRSEIQSPNFQQEGGFRSPQSQHSNAPPSDNLFPAKQHQRTTSLGSVRSVDSNSMSIKSYTSSGLGEGGAENAQNIGSQQQDKTSTPVPSVTESTKAPIDLFQLPGAPTAQSVSTFQPSIGAPSPSPPVNFHQPPQTHSSTPTDLFAGNMGQKPTSGPPDLSVSNNDGWASFENPIPAAKSTIITTSAGVPEMEVKNEGIPQPSTSMQWPPLSSILEQHALSVSSPWQDDHSKVVKNVAHNPPWNAFPDSVEANSLDNANHFHQHGPIISQSNSDQHHLPQAEELSNDGTQTGADSSGFGFPGNTVMAPAYSPYMEESWQPVNDQKSANPFDLPYDSEYESNDMFLDMSSLHGALPDIQTPPNFFNDVSQPWLAADSVSYLPAPAGAQGGLAYMAGQSSTPQLQDPAAQGHVGGNPFA, encoded by the exons ATGGGAagtaaaagagaagaagaaaagaaggagaagattaTTCGTGGGCTTATGAAGCTTCCTCCCAATCGTCGTTGTATCAACTGCAATAGCCTC GGTCCTCAATATGTTTGCACCACTTTTTGGACCTTCGTTTGCATGCCTTGTAGCGGCATTCA TCGTGAATTCACTCATCGTGTCAAGTCTGTATCAATGTCGAAGTTTACTTCTCAAGAGGTTGAAGTACTTCAAAATGGTGGTAATCAG CGTGCCAGagaaatatatttgaaaaactgGGACCATCAACGGCAGAGACTTCCAGACAACAG TAATGCTGAGAGAGTGCGCGAATTTATTAAAAACGTCTATGTCCAAAAGAAATATGCAGGAGGATGTGTTGCAGACAAGCCTCCTAATGATAATCAG AGCCATGCAAGTTCTGAAGATATGACTCGACGGGCCAACTCGTATCATTCTTACTCCCAAAGCCCTCCTTACGACTATCAGTACGAAGAGCGGCGTTACGGAAAGATACCCTTGGGACTTACCGGCAAGTCTGCTTCGGTAAAAGGTCTTCATTCTAAAGCTTCTAGTTTTGTATACAGCCCTGGACGTTTTAGTGATCATACGCTTGAAGACCAATTCGCAAATGAGAGGTCTGCTCCAAGGGCTTCAGATTTTTCTGTGTCAACTGGAGGAGATACTTTCAGGTCTGAAATACAGTCCCCAAATTTCCAGCAAGAAGGTGGCTTTCGTAGTCCCCAGTCTCAGCATTCAAATGCCCCTCCAAGTGATAACTTGTTTCCAGCCAAGCAACATCAG AGAACGACGTCTCTTGGGAGTGTCAGATCAGTTGACAGTAATTCCATGTCTATCAAGTCATATACTTCGAGTGGTTTAGGGGAAGGCGGAGCTGAAAATGCTCAAAATATAGGAAGCCAGCAGCAAGATAAAACATCTACTCCTGTTCCTTCAGTAACAGAGTCTACAAAGGCTCCTATTGATTTGTTTCAATTACCAGGAGCGCCAACGGCACAATCAGTCAGTACATTTCAACCTTCAATAGGAgctccatctccatctccaccTGTGAATTTTCATCAACCTCCACAGACGCACTCATCCACTCCAACAGATTTGTTTGCTGGAAACATGGGTCAGAAACCCACTTCTGGACCACCTGACTTGTCTGTGTCTAACAACGATGGATGGGCTTCTTTTGAGAACCCAATACCTGCTGCAAAATCTACAATCATTACCACCTCCGCTGGAGTCCCCGAGATGGAAGTGAAAAATGAAGGCATCCCGCAGCCTAGCACAAGCATGCAATGGCCACCTTTATCATCAATCCTGGAACAGCATGCTTTGTCGGTATCAAGTCCGTGGCAGGATGATCACTCAAAGGTTGTAAAGAATGTTGCCCATAACCCG CCCTGGAATGCCTTTCCCGACTCTGTGGAGGCCAATTCTTTGGACAATGCTAACCATTTCCACCAACATGGACCAATTATTTCGCAATCTAACAGTGATCAACACCATTTGCCACAAGCTGAG GAGTTAAGCAATGATGGTACCCAAACAGGTGCTGACTCTTCTGGTTTTGGCTTTCCAGGGAACACTGTCATGGCACCAGCCTACTCCCCTTACATG GAAGAATCTTGGCAGCCTGTAAATGATCAAAAGTCAGCTAACCCCTTTGATCTCCCTTATGATTCCGAGTATGAATCAAATGACATG TTCCTGGACATGAGTTCTTTACATGGGGCGCTGCCAGACATCCAGACCCCACCAAACTTCTTTAATGATGTATCACAACCATGGCTCGCTGCAGATTCTGTCTCGTACCTACCTGCTCCAGCAGGCGCACAAG GTGGCTTAGCATACATGGCAGGGCAATCATCGACGCCCCAACTACA GGATCCAGCAGCACAAGGCCATGTTGGAGGAAATCCATTTGCTTAG
- the LOC106401110 gene encoding presenilin-like protein At1g08700: MESSSILDSLGVEIVGVMAPVSICMFLVVLLTYSLSVTSDPQIRTAANLIYIENPSDSATVKLEGSLENAIVFVVLVAAVTFVLVLLFYYNFTNFLKHYMRFSAFFVLGTMGGAIFLSIIQHFSIPVDSITCFVLLFNFTVLGTLSVFSEGMPIVVRQCYMVVMGIVVAAWFTKLPEWTTWFILVALALYDLVAVLAPGGPLKLLVELASTRDQELPAMVYEARPTVSRSGGGGSSLRVLVGGGGGGVSDSGSVELQAVGDGAATHNLDYNAVAVMDVDSVDGVGRSREGHSASPVSSEHSRELGSVGNRESVAEEEMSPLVELMGWGDNMEEPRGLVEESDNIDRGIKLGLGDFIFYSVLVGRAAMYDLMTVYACYLAIISGLGCTLILLSVYNKALPALPISIMLGVVFYFLTRLLMEPFVVGMTTNLMMF; the protein is encoded by the exons ATGGAGTCAAGTAGCATCCTCGATTCCCTCGGAGTCGAGATAGTCGGCGTGATGGCTCCCGTCTCCATCTGCATGTTCCTCGTCGTCCTCCTCACCTACTCCCTCTCCGTCACCTCCGACCCCCAGATCCGCACCGCCGCCAACCTCATCTACATCGAGAACCCCTCCGACTCCGCCACCGTCAAGCTCGAAGGCAGCTTAGAAAACGCGATCGTCTTCGTCGTCCTCGTCGCGGCCGTCACCTTCGTCCTCGTCCTCCTCTTCTACTACAACTTCACCAACTTCCTCAAGCACTACATGCGCTTCTCCGCCTTCTTCGTCTTAG GTACAATGGGAGGCGCGATTTTCTTGTCGATCATTCAGCATTTCTCGATCCCCGTTGATTCCATCACGTGCTTCGTGTTGCTTTTCAATTTCACTGTCTTGGGGACGTTGTCTGTGTTTTCGGAAGGGATGCCGATTGTGGTGAGGCAGTGTTATATGGTTGTGATGGGGATTGTTGTGGCGGCTTGGTTTACTAAGTTGCCTGAGTGGACTACTTGGTTTATACTCGTGGCGTTGGCTTTGTATGATTTGGTTGCTGTTTTGGCTCCTGGTGGACCTCTTAAGCTCTTGGTTGAGCTTGCTTCCACGCGCGACCAGGAGCTTCCCGCCATGGTTTATGAAGCTAGGCCTACTGTTTCGaggagtggtggtggtggctcgAGTTTAAGGGTTTTGGTtggtggcggtggtggtgggGTTTCAGATTCTGGATCAGTAGAGCTGCAAGCAGTTGGGGATGGTGCTGCAACTCATAACCTGGATTATAATGCTGTTGCAGTGATGGATGTAGACAGTGTAGATGGTGTTGGGAGGTCAAGGGAAGGACACTCTGCTTCTCCTGTATCTTCAGAGCACTCAAGGGAGTTGGGAAGCGTCGGGAACAGAGAAAGTGTTGCGGAGGAAGAAATGTCACCTCTGGTTGAGTTGATGGGGTGGGGAGATAACATGGAAGAACCAAGAGGTTTGGTGGAGGAGTCTGATAACATCGATAGAGGGATCAAACTTGGTCTTGGAGACTTTATTTTCTACAGTGTTCTCGTTGGCAGGGCAGCAATGTATGATCTGATGACTGTGTATGCGTGTTACCTTGCGATTATCTCGGGGCTTGGGTGCACTCTTATTTTGTTGTCCGTCTACAACAAAGCTCTTCCAGCTCTTCCCATATCCATCATGCTTGGCGTCGTCTTTTACTTCTTGACGAGATTGTTGATGGAGCCGTTTGTTGTTGGGATGACTACAAACTTGATGATGTTCTGA
- the LOC106402251 gene encoding F-box protein SKIP24-like isoform X1: MSAEEIPDELWRKVLEIGVKSSTFSHKDLCCISISSRRLCRLSSEDCLWNFLLAIDFPTHTDSTSSSSSSESPTKFIYRTRFEREKERRLAAHRRSLLRKDSEISEWGRRIRELETRLSEEAERLQAASVEFSNLQRVRQASVALNVWQPEVVRGRQKQMVEQNAVPVEGRLRALEMEIKLCKQQITGVNRARREVKQRFDMARKELESMKYHPLRDYKSIRSGDQESSAKRKKLKTSINSVPAKNPPRPSNKKKLLHSESE, translated from the exons ATGTCTGCGGAGGAGATACCGGACGAGCTATGGAGGAAGGTACTAGAGATTGGCGTAAAGTCATCGACTTTCTCCCACAAAGATCTCTGCTGCATCTCCATCTCCTCTCGCCGTCTCTGCCGACTATCCTCCGAAGATTGCCTCTGGAACTTTCTGCTCGCCATTGATTTCCCCACCCACACCGactctacttcttcttcttcctcttctgaaTCTCCGACCAAGTTTATCTACAGGACAAG GTTTGAGAGGGAGAAGGAGAGGAGGTTAGCTGCTCATAGAAGATCTCTGCTGAGGAAGGATAGCGAGATTTCGGAGTGGGGCAGGAGGATTCGTGAATTGGAGACTCGGTTATCTGAGGAGGCAGAGAGGTTGCAGGCTGCTTCTGTTGAGTTCTCAAATCTGCAGAGAGTCAG GCAAGCATCAGTAGCTTTGAACGTTTGGCAGCCAGAGGTTGTTCGCGGCAGACAGAAACAGATGGTTGAGCAAAACGCTGTTCCTGTGGAGGGACGGTTGCGTGCGCTTGAGATGGAGATTAAGTTATGCAAACAGCAAATCACCGGCGTGAACAGGGCACGT AGGGAGGTGAAGCAACGATTTGACATGGCTAGGAAAGAGCTGGAATCCATGAAGTATCATCCTTTACGAGATTATAAGTCTATACGTAGTGGAGACCAAGAAAGTAGTGCCAAGAGGAAGAAGTTGAAAACGAGCATTAACT CAGTTCCGGCTAAAAACCCACCAAGACCCAGTAACAAAAAGAAGCTGTTACATTCAGAATCAGAATGA
- the LOC106402251 gene encoding F-box protein SKIP24-like isoform X2 gives MSAEEIPDELWRKVLEIGVKSSTFSHKDLCCISISSRRLCRLSSEDCLWNFLLAIDFPTHTDSTSSSSSSESPTKFIYRTRFEREKERRLAAHRRSLLRKDSEISEWGRRIRELETRLSEEAERLQAASVEFSNLQRVRQASVALNVWQPEVVRGRQKQMVEQNAVPVEGRLRALEMEIKLCKQQITGVNRARREVKQRFDMARKELESMKYHPLRDYKSIRSGDQESSAKRKKLKTSINFPAKNPPRPSNKKKLLHSESE, from the exons ATGTCTGCGGAGGAGATACCGGACGAGCTATGGAGGAAGGTACTAGAGATTGGCGTAAAGTCATCGACTTTCTCCCACAAAGATCTCTGCTGCATCTCCATCTCCTCTCGCCGTCTCTGCCGACTATCCTCCGAAGATTGCCTCTGGAACTTTCTGCTCGCCATTGATTTCCCCACCCACACCGactctacttcttcttcttcctcttctgaaTCTCCGACCAAGTTTATCTACAGGACAAG GTTTGAGAGGGAGAAGGAGAGGAGGTTAGCTGCTCATAGAAGATCTCTGCTGAGGAAGGATAGCGAGATTTCGGAGTGGGGCAGGAGGATTCGTGAATTGGAGACTCGGTTATCTGAGGAGGCAGAGAGGTTGCAGGCTGCTTCTGTTGAGTTCTCAAATCTGCAGAGAGTCAG GCAAGCATCAGTAGCTTTGAACGTTTGGCAGCCAGAGGTTGTTCGCGGCAGACAGAAACAGATGGTTGAGCAAAACGCTGTTCCTGTGGAGGGACGGTTGCGTGCGCTTGAGATGGAGATTAAGTTATGCAAACAGCAAATCACCGGCGTGAACAGGGCACGT AGGGAGGTGAAGCAACGATTTGACATGGCTAGGAAAGAGCTGGAATCCATGAAGTATCATCCTTTACGAGATTATAAGTCTATACGTAGTGGAGACCAAGAAAGTAGTGCCAAGAGGAAGAAGTTGAAAACGAGCATTAACT TTCCGGCTAAAAACCCACCAAGACCCAGTAACAAAAAGAAGCTGTTACATTCAGAATCAGAATGA